From a single Candidatus Izimaplasma bacterium HR1 genomic region:
- the ydhC gene encoding Inner membrane transport protein YdhC — translation MKKYKNNIILDYIQLGLRSFNVTNVIWLLYLLLKGFDPLEIGIFESVFHVSSLLFEIPSGMLADLIGRKQSRIIGVLLYLVYVILIVYGNNVVLIGLAFIFCGASYAFESGSGEALIYDSLVMTNDQDKFMKINGNREIIFQLSSTLALLIGGYLALMSYKLNFLVVFIAFTVALIPVLLMKETKQNSVKKHSNFNDLVYEHFVRSTKTVFNDKNLTFLIILGALLAAPVTSIFFYFQLYLSESLNYPEYLIGILLAVHSLAGALGGYLASRLEKKFQEKLLLYIVPLLLVVSFWAIQVDLIVFVPFVLLGFLDSLLYIVLSDYVNRIIPSEQRATVLSFSSFAFSIVMIIIFPILGAIAKYSSYKISFLILAGLVSVLYVALLLVLRSNKFVVKKGQ, via the coding sequence ATGAAAAAATATAAAAATAACATAATTCTAGACTATATTCAGCTTGGACTTAGGAGTTTCAATGTTACAAACGTAATATGGCTCTTATACTTGCTCCTAAAAGGCTTTGATCCTCTTGAGATTGGGATCTTTGAAAGTGTATTCCATGTCTCAAGTTTGCTATTTGAGATACCTAGTGGTATGTTAGCAGACTTGATTGGTAGGAAACAATCGCGTATTATAGGTGTTTTACTGTATTTGGTATATGTCATTCTAATAGTTTATGGCAATAATGTAGTACTTATTGGTTTAGCATTTATTTTTTGTGGAGCTTCATATGCATTTGAATCTGGTAGTGGTGAGGCATTGATTTATGATTCATTGGTTATGACTAACGATCAAGACAAATTCATGAAAATTAACGGGAATAGGGAAATAATCTTTCAATTGAGTAGCACATTGGCCTTACTCATTGGTGGTTATCTTGCTCTAATGAGCTATAAACTAAACTTTTTAGTAGTGTTTATCGCCTTCACTGTGGCGTTAATCCCTGTTTTACTAATGAAGGAAACTAAACAAAATAGTGTGAAAAAGCATAGTAATTTCAATGATCTTGTGTACGAACACTTTGTACGAAGTACAAAAACTGTATTTAATGATAAAAATCTAACATTTTTGATAATTTTAGGAGCTTTACTTGCTGCTCCAGTAACTTCTATCTTTTTTTATTTTCAACTCTATCTATCAGAATCTCTAAATTATCCAGAATATCTAATTGGGATACTTTTAGCAGTTCATTCTTTGGCAGGTGCACTCGGTGGATACCTGGCATCACGATTAGAGAAGAAATTTCAAGAGAAATTATTATTGTATATCGTACCACTTTTATTAGTAGTTTCATTTTGGGCTATCCAAGTTGATTTAATCGTTTTTGTTCCATTTGTTCTTTTAGGATTCTTGGATTCATTGCTTTATATAGTTTTGTCTGATTACGTTAACAGAATAATACCATCTGAGCAAAGAGCTACAGTTTTAAGTTTTAGTAGTTTTGCATTTAGTATAGTTATGATCATAATTTTCCCTATATTAGGAGCTATTGCGAAATATTCATCTTATAAAATATCATTTTTGATATTGGCTGGTTTAGTTTCAGTACTATACGTTGCGTTACTATTAGTGTTGAGATCAAATAAATTTGTCGTTAAAAAGGGACAATAA